A window from Pseudomonas frederiksbergensis encodes these proteins:
- a CDS encoding sulfotransferase family protein, giving the protein MKGLPQFHFISGLPRSGSTLLSAILLQNPRFHAGMTSPVGALFSGVLEQCSAGSEFGAVIDTDLRRRLLRGLFDSFYADKADKPVVFDTNRLWSSRLPAIRDLFPQAKVIACVRNVAWVMDSIERLYRANPYENTKLFGDAVERNTVYSRCETLAQRNRLVGFAWAALKEAYYGEQADSLLIVDYDLLSQAPERVMRLVYDFIGEPWFEHDFDHLAYDAPEFDQALGLSGLHKVKAKVQLQSRRTILPPDLFKQYAELSFWLDGSASAANVIRMKADAAIS; this is encoded by the coding sequence GTGAAGGGATTGCCACAGTTCCATTTTATTTCCGGCTTGCCGCGCTCAGGCTCGACCCTGCTTTCTGCGATCCTTTTGCAGAACCCGCGTTTTCATGCCGGCATGACCAGCCCCGTTGGCGCCCTGTTTTCCGGGGTTCTGGAACAGTGCAGCGCCGGCAGCGAGTTCGGTGCGGTGATCGATACCGATCTGCGCCGTCGTTTGCTTCGCGGTCTGTTCGATTCCTTCTACGCCGACAAGGCCGACAAACCGGTGGTGTTCGACACCAATCGGTTATGGAGCTCGCGCCTGCCGGCCATCCGCGATCTGTTCCCGCAAGCCAAGGTCATTGCCTGCGTGCGCAATGTCGCCTGGGTCATGGACAGCATCGAGCGTTTGTATCGCGCCAACCCCTATGAAAACACCAAGCTGTTCGGCGATGCGGTCGAGCGCAACACGGTCTACAGCCGTTGCGAAACCCTGGCCCAGCGCAATCGCCTGGTGGGGTTTGCCTGGGCAGCGCTCAAGGAAGCCTATTACGGCGAACAGGCCGACTCATTGCTGATTGTCGATTACGACCTGTTGAGCCAGGCACCGGAACGGGTGATGCGGCTGGTCTACGACTTTATCGGCGAGCCCTGGTTCGAACATGATTTCGACCATTTGGCCTACGACGCACCGGAGTTCGACCAGGCCCTCGGCCTCTCAGGGCTGCATAAGGTGAAGGCCAAGGTCCAATTGCAATCCAGGCGAACGATCCTGCCGCCGGATTTGTTCAAGCAGTACGCCGAGTTGTCTTTTTGGCTCGATGGCTCAGCCAGCGCCGCCAATGTCATTCGTATGAAGGCCGACGCCGCGATCAGTTGA